One window from the genome of Candidatus Chlorohelix allophototropha encodes:
- a CDS encoding sensor histidine kinase: MSMSPLGSNPDPEEIDQKLDELMIEARNRAEELNKRLSEVEMLIRQNQTEVDRLGAREGQLSARLKDMETNMDAYSLPDIKVLYNSYHEVQLRLNSMRKEVELLRERQKYLKEQQQENFKLYQILNQRPKSQAVQTSSHVRGVQGVEAQEMVGKIIQAQENERLRVSRQLHDGPAQAMSNLVLRAEICERWMEADIARAKAEITGLKSMVNDTLQETRGFIFQLRPMILDDLGLLPTLRRYIKDFQEKNKIEVNLVSSGVERRLPNQFEVAVFRIIQEALSNVAIHAHALHVNISLDLGEQAVTLSVEDDGNGFDIRKLEGEKQQKSLGIHSMGQRTEMLNGRLEIASTPGRGTRVAAYIPLVTV, encoded by the coding sequence ATGAGTATGTCCCCACTTGGTTCAAATCCAGATCCCGAGGAAATCGATCAAAAGTTAGATGAACTGATGATTGAAGCTCGTAACCGAGCAGAAGAGCTTAATAAACGTCTGAGTGAGGTTGAGATGCTAATCCGGCAGAACCAGACAGAGGTTGACAGGCTCGGCGCCAGAGAGGGACAGCTTTCAGCGCGCTTAAAAGATATGGAAACCAACATGGATGCTTATAGCTTGCCAGACATCAAGGTGCTATATAACAGCTACCATGAGGTGCAGCTACGGCTCAACTCTATGCGTAAGGAAGTCGAGTTGCTCAGAGAGCGACAGAAATATCTAAAAGAGCAACAGCAAGAAAATTTCAAGCTTTACCAGATTTTGAATCAGCGTCCCAAAAGTCAGGCTGTACAAACTTCCAGCCATGTGCGTGGGGTACAGGGCGTTGAAGCTCAGGAAATGGTCGGTAAGATTATTCAAGCGCAAGAAAACGAGCGTTTGCGCGTATCCCGCCAGTTGCATGATGGACCCGCTCAGGCAATGAGCAACCTAGTGTTACGTGCTGAAATTTGCGAACGTTGGATGGAAGCGGACATTGCGCGGGCGAAAGCTGAAATAACCGGCTTGAAATCTATGGTGAACGATACTTTACAAGAAACGCGCGGTTTTATCTTCCAACTTCGCCCTATGATTCTGGATGATCTCGGTTTGTTGCCTACCTTACGTCGCTATATTAAGGATTTCCAAGAGAAAAATAAAATTGAAGTTAATCTGGTAAGCAGTGGGGTGGAGCGTCGTTTGCCCAACCAGTTTGAAGTAGCTGTTTTCCGTATCATTCAAGAAGCCCTAAGCAATGTGGCAATTCACGCCCATGCCTTACACGTTAATATATCGCTTGATCTGGGTGAACAAGCTGTAACCCTGAGCGTAGAAGATGACGGTAATGGCTTCGATATTCGCAAGCTAGAAGGTGAGAAACAGCAGAAATCACTGGGTATTCACAGTATGGGGCAGCGCACCGAAATGTTAAACGGCAGGTTGGAAATAGCCAGTACACCGGGTCGGGGTACTCGTGTAGCGGCGTATATCCCCTTGGTTACTGTTTGA
- a CDS encoding S8 family peptidase, whose translation MRRPNRFFTSRAHFAYHWLAIVLLLQLFIVPTALGAPSQDETPAATVIPDGAEYRQGEVIVKFKDTSVGQFQNLAVAYLSGNTDIAYYKNLGLTNVIGLASLPRISVLSAPGADVKTLVTAFSLNPAVEYAEPNYIRHISREPADSFYTQGRQDYLKRINLPDAWEQVYGSATNAYTPRQGVVIAVVDTGIRNNRSLTLDSGEWDLYSSFVPNGDTTTSSTTPLRSPNGPAAPLPKGIVESDPCYLPQPSPYPSSGQGQDQQNAGCTVLGLYGGDGVWDLRGRVYYAQGISTVPDCGSPRWKPNTPECTTDYNGHGTAVAGIIAANPNNDYSEVDDVPIVTDPTTTPPKVTIVKMRVYKRNYSYGMVGVNWNYPASANINFPGDETKTGTSSTGLLSVRACNWNGECADSWLAEGITQAADAGARIINLSLGGPNYSKAMAESIKYAQSKGAIIVAASGNAANGVAEYPAAYDGVIAVAATDENNNAAKFSSFGSWVSVAAPGTNILTTNINWPGTAFNKGNPYLTDDAFGHNRDSGDYTVVNGTSFSAPIVAGVISLMLEVNPNLSAEQVKSILQGTATDIDAPGRDDRTGYGLVNAGAAVRAAINNNLTPNRNSFVYGFVAGANPADVVMSLDPGQQVKNTDSAGRYRFDNLGAGVYTLRAILPKAARILGPVTITVDGSSNAAVPVNFDFASGQVIAGPGAVGPNSTQPPTGQGTVAPPDQLASQSIYFNKVAPVSSSNELSYFSETGHTLKGEFKRFWDSRGGLEVFGYPLSEEFLEVSKTDGKLYTVQYFQRNRFELHPENAGTAYVVLLGLLGSESVKNRNFPPIAPVSSAGNLIYFDKTGHTLSGRFLEYWNKSGGLDIFGYPVSEPLLENGLQVQYFERNRFEYHPENAGSKYDVLLGLLGVDLARNRNYIR comes from the coding sequence ATGAGGCGACCAAACCGATTTTTCACCAGCCGCGCCCATTTTGCTTATCATTGGCTGGCAATTGTACTGCTTTTGCAGCTTTTCATTGTACCGACTGCGTTGGGCGCACCCTCGCAAGATGAAACACCCGCAGCAACCGTAATCCCTGATGGCGCTGAATACCGTCAAGGCGAAGTAATAGTAAAATTCAAAGATACGTCCGTTGGGCAATTTCAAAATCTTGCGGTTGCTTATCTGTCCGGTAATACCGATATTGCATACTATAAAAATTTAGGTCTGACCAATGTGATAGGGTTAGCATCGCTACCGCGCATAAGCGTTCTTTCTGCACCCGGCGCCGATGTTAAAACCTTGGTTACTGCCTTTAGCCTTAATCCGGCAGTAGAGTATGCTGAACCTAACTATATCAGGCATATTTCTAGAGAACCTGCGGATAGCTTTTACACTCAAGGCAGACAGGATTATCTAAAGCGGATAAATTTGCCGGATGCGTGGGAACAGGTTTACGGCTCTGCTACTAATGCCTATACTCCTCGGCAGGGTGTTGTTATTGCGGTGGTAGATACTGGCATTCGCAATAATCGTAGCCTAACTCTCGATTCTGGTGAATGGGATTTATACAGTTCTTTTGTACCAAACGGCGATACTACAACCAGTTCTACTACTCCTTTAAGATCACCAAATGGTCCGGCGGCGCCGCTTCCAAAAGGTATTGTAGAATCTGATCCTTGCTATCTACCCCAACCTTCTCCTTACCCTTCGTCAGGGCAAGGGCAAGATCAACAAAACGCCGGTTGTACGGTTTTGGGATTATATGGCGGTGATGGTGTTTGGGATCTTAGAGGTAGGGTCTATTACGCGCAGGGTATCAGCACCGTACCGGATTGTGGTTCTCCTCGTTGGAAACCTAATACTCCGGAATGTACTACCGATTATAACGGTCATGGTACGGCTGTTGCTGGTATTATTGCTGCTAACCCGAATAATGATTATAGCGAAGTAGATGATGTTCCGATTGTTACAGATCCAACTACAACCCCACCTAAAGTGACTATAGTAAAAATGCGGGTTTATAAACGTAACTATAGCTATGGAATGGTGGGGGTTAACTGGAATTATCCTGCTTCTGCTAACATTAATTTTCCTGGGGACGAGACTAAAACTGGTACATCCTCTACCGGACTTTTATCAGTACGTGCCTGTAACTGGAACGGCGAATGTGCCGACTCGTGGTTAGCTGAAGGTATAACTCAGGCTGCTGATGCAGGCGCACGCATAATCAATTTGAGCCTCGGCGGACCAAACTACTCCAAGGCAATGGCTGAGTCGATAAAATATGCTCAGAGCAAAGGGGCGATAATTGTAGCGGCTTCCGGTAATGCGGCTAACGGTGTGGCAGAATATCCGGCAGCATACGATGGCGTAATCGCAGTTGCTGCTACCGACGAAAACAATAATGCGGCAAAATTTTCCTCCTTTGGCTCATGGGTTAGCGTTGCGGCTCCGGGAACTAACATCCTGACCACCAATATTAACTGGCCTGGTACTGCGTTTAACAAAGGCAACCCTTACCTAACCGACGATGCGTTTGGACATAACAGAGACTCTGGCGACTATACAGTTGTAAATGGTACAAGTTTTTCCGCTCCAATAGTAGCTGGTGTTATCAGCCTGATGTTGGAGGTAAATCCTAACCTTTCTGCTGAACAGGTAAAGTCTATTCTGCAAGGCACTGCTACAGACATTGATGCTCCGGGTCGGGATGACCGAACAGGGTATGGTCTGGTTAATGCGGGCGCTGCGGTAAGGGCAGCTATAAACAACAATCTGACTCCGAATCGGAACTCTTTCGTTTACGGATTTGTCGCAGGAGCTAACCCGGCAGATGTAGTAATGTCGCTGGACCCGGGACAGCAAGTAAAAAATACGGATTCGGCAGGGAGATACCGTTTCGATAATCTGGGCGCAGGTGTTTACACTTTACGCGCAATTTTGCCTAAAGCAGCGCGTATTCTAGGACCTGTCACAATTACGGTAGATGGTAGCTCCAATGCAGCAGTGCCGGTAAACTTTGATTTTGCCAGCGGTCAGGTAATCGCCGGTCCGGGCGCAGTAGGACCAAATTCGACGCAACCGCCTACCGGGCAAGGTACAGTTGCTCCACCAGATCAACTTGCCAGCCAATCGATCTATTTCAATAAAGTAGCCCCGGTTTCCAGTAGCAATGAACTAAGTTATTTCTCTGAAACAGGGCATACTCTCAAAGGCGAATTCAAGCGGTTCTGGGATTCGCGTGGTGGCTTAGAGGTCTTTGGCTATCCTTTGAGCGAAGAGTTCCTTGAGGTCAGTAAGACTGATGGAAAACTCTATACAGTGCAATATTTCCAGCGTAACCGCTTCGAATTACACCCTGAAAACGCCGGAACCGCTTACGTGGTGTTACTGGGCTTGCTTGGGAGTGAGTCGGTTAAAAACCGGAATTTCCCGCCGATAGCGCCTGTTTCATCTGCGGGCAATCTGATTTATTTTGACAAAACTGGTCATACCCTGAGCGGTCGCTTCCTAGAATACTGGAATAAAAGTGGTGGACTAGATATATTTGGCTATCCCGTAAGCGAGCCATTGCTAGAAAATGGTTTGCAGGTGCAATACTTTGAGCGCAATCGCTTTGAGTACCATCCTGAAAATGCGGGTAGTAAATACGATGTGCTGCTTGGTTTGCTAGGGGTTGATTTAGCACGCAATCGCAATTACATAAGATAA
- a CDS encoding S8 family serine peptidase, with product MKTRNGYSTFLRVAGYWLIFVLFAGLLLNCLPHFLAYPSNQSVSETSLDNTQHQPIPGEIIASFQPDSARILYNELRYNVIQTKGDSSYIGQRLPYSSLIEGVPKLREVFSKYGVWAADAIDPENGTYRLNANLNADVWAMLYEVQQSTQVRFAELDYPVYGFREPNDPYYLRGDQWGLAKIDAASAWDITTGSEDILIAVVDSGVAALHQDLEGKVVGGLNFIVTPPTISTIDDAGHGTFVAGVAAARGDNNYGIAGIAWGARILPIKVLNSRLQTSNAVVAMGINYATERHANIINLSLGAPERSEAVYEAVLKAYNQGVVLIGAAGNEGNSVPQYPASFDEVIAIGASNQFDGVAPFSNSGPEISLVAPGTSIFSLTWSQPNASVFGFDKGTSFSAPYGSGTVALMLSVNPSLTPSQVRNILEATADYPGAPIVQTPTTAISPTSTTALTPSVGFTTPAAVAPFSDTDTATATVPVTITQRTIAPVFSTTATPITPIYYDTRLGFGRLNAYRAVLAAQKGDPVASKRGQALIKVSGIPNPRDVVVTLTPGDTRVPFADGSLAFSNLPPGNYRLTAASSKYGLPNKTYPLQNFSFQITGNGNNTKNFAFDFSPSAKLLSSGVKFGAFVSLDSAPGGDTLYFDDTGHSIGKPFRQFWENNGGLLGLGYPISESFIENGMQVQYFERVVCEFHPEFAGTPFAVQVRRLGVEYSEKVKNNPAFNKVPEPTAVELANSQVFYWKETGHTLRGSFLKYWQDNGNWITLGLPISEPFNDGGRVVQYFEKQILELHPELSSESLDVLGALVARDYARTQGLLGPGY from the coding sequence ATGAAAACCCGTAACGGATATTCCACTTTTCTTCGTGTAGCCGGTTACTGGCTTATTTTTGTTTTGTTTGCGGGTTTGCTCCTTAATTGCCTACCTCATTTTCTAGCCTATCCTTCAAATCAAAGCGTTTCAGAAACGTCACTCGATAATACCCAACATCAACCTATACCGGGAGAAATTATTGCTTCTTTCCAGCCCGACTCCGCGCGTATTCTCTATAATGAATTGCGCTATAACGTCATTCAAACTAAAGGCGATTCAAGTTATATCGGTCAGCGTTTGCCCTATTCAAGCTTGATAGAAGGAGTTCCAAAATTACGCGAGGTTTTTAGCAAGTATGGGGTGTGGGCAGCCGATGCTATTGACCCGGAAAACGGTACTTACCGACTTAATGCTAATCTAAATGCTGATGTATGGGCAATGCTGTATGAGGTGCAACAAAGTACGCAAGTGCGTTTTGCAGAACTCGATTATCCGGTTTATGGTTTTCGAGAGCCGAACGATCCTTATTATTTACGGGGCGACCAGTGGGGATTAGCTAAAATAGATGCAGCTTCTGCTTGGGATATTACCACCGGTTCGGAAGATATTCTCATTGCAGTGGTTGATAGCGGAGTAGCTGCGCTACACCAAGACCTCGAAGGTAAGGTGGTAGGGGGTTTGAATTTTATAGTCACGCCCCCAACCATTTCAACAATTGATGATGCAGGGCATGGCACTTTCGTAGCGGGTGTAGCTGCTGCTAGGGGCGATAACAATTATGGGATTGCCGGAATAGCATGGGGTGCGCGTATATTACCGATTAAAGTCCTCAACTCACGGCTGCAGACTTCCAATGCGGTAGTGGCAATGGGTATTAACTATGCTACTGAACGGCATGCCAATATTATCAATCTGAGTTTGGGTGCGCCGGAACGTTCGGAAGCAGTTTACGAAGCGGTGTTGAAGGCATATAACCAAGGAGTGGTGTTGATCGGCGCTGCCGGTAACGAGGGTAATTCGGTACCGCAATATCCCGCTTCTTTTGATGAGGTAATTGCTATTGGGGCGAGCAATCAGTTTGACGGTGTAGCACCTTTTAGCAATAGCGGTCCTGAAATATCTCTAGTAGCGCCGGGCACCAGCATATTTAGCCTGACATGGTCGCAACCAAACGCTTCGGTTTTCGGATTTGATAAAGGCACAAGTTTTTCCGCACCCTATGGTTCAGGTACAGTTGCGCTTATGCTTTCGGTTAATCCTAGCCTGACACCCTCACAAGTGCGAAATATTTTGGAGGCTACTGCCGATTATCCGGGCGCTCCCATAGTACAGACCCCTACTACAGCAATTTCTCCAACATCCACCACTGCCTTGACCCCTTCAGTTGGTTTTACCACTCCCGCTGCGGTGGCTCCTTTCTCCGATACCGATACTGCAACGGCTACCGTTCCGGTTACGATTACCCAACGTACTATAGCGCCTGTATTTTCTACAACTGCTACCCCAATTACACCGATTTATTATGATACGCGCCTCGGTTTTGGCAGATTGAACGCCTATCGCGCCGTTCTGGCGGCACAAAAAGGCGATCCGGTCGCTTCCAAACGTGGGCAAGCTCTAATAAAAGTATCGGGCATTCCTAATCCGCGTGATGTGGTTGTGACTCTAACGCCAGGTGACACTAGAGTTCCTTTCGCTGATGGCAGTCTTGCCTTTTCAAATTTACCACCCGGAAATTATCGCCTCACTGCCGCTTCCAGCAAATACGGTTTACCCAATAAAACTTACCCGCTCCAAAATTTCAGCTTTCAGATTACGGGCAATGGAAATAATACGAAGAACTTTGCCTTCGATTTTTCACCCTCCGCCAAGCTACTTTCGAGCGGGGTAAAGTTTGGCGCTTTCGTTTCTTTGGATAGCGCTCCCGGTGGAGATACACTTTATTTCGACGATACAGGGCATTCCATCGGCAAGCCCTTCCGGCAATTCTGGGAGAATAACGGCGGTTTATTGGGTCTCGGCTATCCGATAAGCGAATCCTTTATCGAAAACGGTATGCAGGTGCAATATTTCGAGCGAGTGGTTTGCGAATTTCATCCTGAGTTTGCAGGAACTCCCTTTGCTGTACAGGTGCGTCGGTTGGGAGTGGAATACTCTGAAAAGGTAAAAAACAATCCGGCTTTCAACAAAGTACCCGAACCAACCGCGGTAGAACTAGCCAATTCTCAGGTATTTTACTGGAAAGAAACGGGTCACACTCTACGCGGTTCATTTCTTAAATACTGGCAAGATAATGGGAACTGGATTACTTTGGGTTTACCCATCAGCGAGCCTTTTAATGATGGTGGCAGGGTAGTGCAATATTTTGAAAAGCAGATTCTCGAACTTCATCCTGAACTTTCTTCAGAAAGTCTTGATGTTCTTGGCGCTTTGGTAGCGCGGGACTATGCGCGAACTCAGGGTTTGTTGGGACCGGGCTATTAA
- a CDS encoding NADH-quinone oxidoreductase subunit A yields the protein MSLEDFNLAYLSTAIFLVVITIMGMTLLLLGFLIRPNKPNSRKTIPYESGVPPVGHARERYSVRFYIIAMLFVLFDIEAVFLYPWAINFDGFVRRGDGLFVLIEMGIFIFVILLGYAYAWLKGALDWVF from the coding sequence ATGAGTTTAGAAGATTTCAACTTGGCGTATCTCTCCACTGCTATCTTTCTGGTAGTAATAACAATCATGGGTATGACATTGTTATTGCTCGGTTTTCTTATCAGACCAAACAAACCAAATTCCCGCAAAACTATTCCTTACGAAAGTGGTGTGCCGCCTGTCGGTCACGCTCGCGAACGTTACTCAGTGCGCTTCTATATCATAGCAATGCTGTTCGTGTTGTTCGACATAGAAGCAGTGTTCCTTTATCCGTGGGCGATTAACTTTGATGGCTTTGTACGCCGGGGTGATGGATTGTTCGTACTGATAGAAATGGGTATCTTCATCTTTGTAATCTTGCTGGGTTATGCCTATGCTTGGTTGAAAGGAGCCTTGGATTGGGTCTTCTAA
- a CDS encoding NADH-quinone oxidoreductase subunit C has protein sequence MKESLQVVAQKLQEKFGDKVLAITEFRDEVTVRVKKTAWFEVHQFLRDDPDCAFDMMIDETAADYPLRDERFDVISHLLSIPKRHRFRVKASTSENIPSLCAVWKTANWLERETYDMFGIIYDGHPDLRRILMAEDWEGFPLRKDYPTEGYDI, from the coding sequence ATGAAGGAAAGCCTTCAGGTAGTTGCACAGAAGTTACAGGAAAAATTTGGCGATAAGGTCTTGGCTATAACCGAATTTCGCGATGAGGTTACTGTCCGCGTAAAGAAAACAGCCTGGTTCGAAGTTCACCAGTTCTTGCGGGATGACCCAGATTGCGCCTTCGATATGATGATTGACGAAACCGCTGCCGATTACCCGTTAAGGGATGAGCGCTTCGATGTTATTAGCCATTTGCTTTCCATACCCAAACGTCACCGTTTCCGGGTAAAAGCCAGCACCAGCGAGAACATCCCTAGCCTTTGCGCTGTCTGGAAAACTGCCAACTGGTTGGAACGCGAAACCTACGATATGTTCGGAATTATTTATGACGGACACCCCGATTTGCGCCGTATTTTGATGGCTGAAGATTGGGAAGGCTTCCCGTTGCGCAAGGATTACCCGACCGAGGGATACGATATTTAA
- the nuoD gene encoding NADH dehydrogenase (quinone) subunit D produces the protein MRLSIGPHHPSTHGVLQVIVDLEGETIVRCDPVPGYLHRGTEKLAENKYYSQILPLTDRLDYMSPFNNNLAYTMAVEKLVGVEVPERAQWIRVILSELQRIASHLIWFGTHVMDIGAITPFLWATRDRETIMDIFEMCSGARLTVSYTRIGGLMSDVPPGFNEKVHEFTELFHKALKDYHKVVTKNPIFMSRTQGVGVVTAEEAIQYGFTGPSLRGSGVEWDLRKHEPYMYYDQLDFEIPLGATGDSYDRYLVRMEEMEQSNRIIQQALAKLPSKGSVKADDPKIVLPDKELSMTRAEEMQRHFYQVIHGFPTPVGECYFGLEGPKGELGFYIISDGSPRPYRLKIRAPSYVNLQALPLMTEGRMIADLITCIGTIDIVLGEVDR, from the coding sequence ATGCGCCTCAGCATTGGTCCGCATCACCCCAGCACCCACGGTGTGCTTCAGGTGATTGTAGACCTTGAGGGCGAAACGATAGTACGCTGCGACCCTGTTCCCGGTTACCTGCATCGCGGCACTGAAAAACTGGCGGAAAATAAATATTATTCCCAGATTCTTCCGCTCACCGACCGCCTTGATTACATGTCCCCTTTTAATAACAACCTAGCTTACACCATGGCAGTGGAAAAACTGGTTGGGGTTGAAGTGCCTGAAAGAGCGCAATGGATTAGAGTGATTCTAAGCGAATTGCAGCGCATCGCCAGTCACTTAATTTGGTTCGGCACCCACGTAATGGACATTGGGGCAATTACCCCCTTCCTGTGGGCTACCCGTGACCGCGAAACCATAATGGATATTTTCGAGATGTGCAGCGGTGCGCGCCTGACCGTCAGCTATACCCGTATCGGTGGCTTGATGTCAGATGTGCCTCCCGGCTTCAATGAGAAAGTACATGAATTTACCGAGCTTTTCCATAAAGCCCTAAAAGACTATCACAAGGTAGTCACCAAAAACCCTATTTTTATGTCTCGTACTCAGGGCGTAGGGGTTGTTACGGCGGAAGAAGCCATTCAGTATGGGTTTACCGGTCCAAGTTTGCGTGGTAGCGGAGTCGAGTGGGACTTGCGCAAGCACGAACCCTATATGTACTACGATCAATTGGATTTCGAAATTCCACTCGGCGCTACCGGGGACAGCTACGACCGCTATCTGGTACGTATGGAAGAAATGGAACAGTCCAATCGCATAATCCAGCAGGCGTTGGCGAAATTACCTTCGAAAGGTTCTGTCAAAGCAGATGACCCTAAGATAGTATTGCCCGATAAAGAACTCTCAATGACTCGTGCCGAAGAAATGCAACGCCACTTCTATCAGGTCATCCACGGGTTCCCTACCCCTGTAGGTGAATGCTATTTTGGTTTGGAAGGTCCTAAAGGAGAATTGGGTTTCTATATTATCAGCGATGGGTCTCCGCGCCCTTACCGACTGAAAATTCGCGCTCCCAGTTACGTTAATTTGCAGGCACTTCCGCTAATGACCGAAGGTCGTATGATAGCGGATCTTATTACCTGCATAGGAACGATAGACATCGTTCTAGGTGAAGTTGATCGGTAA
- the nuoH gene encoding NADH-quinone oxidoreductase subunit NuoH, with product MFSLALFDVVNATAAKVNAPEEPVIWFLQTFVTLFIIMNVVLVIMAYQTWAERKVMALSQQRLGPMRTGPIGLLQPIADAVKLLNKEYIVPRDADKTLFFFAPIIGFIPAVAAFAVIPWGDATSEGLLGGWLRPIIANLNMGILYLLALSSIGVYGIVMSGYTSGNKYATLGSIRSSAQVVSYELTLGLGLMGTLIMAGSLNLNDVVLAQKNTMWYIIPQFFGFVVYAISGIAETNRNPFDLPEAESELVAGYHLEYGAMHFGMVYLGEYINMNVIAATVATLYLGGWAAPASFLEFIPGPIWLFLKFGLFLFLYYWIRVTLPRFRYDQLMGFCWKVLFPIALANVAITAIFKYLGITFGWWG from the coding sequence ATGTTTTCACTCGCATTATTTGATGTTGTAAATGCAACAGCGGCAAAGGTAAATGCCCCAGAGGAACCTGTAATCTGGTTTCTCCAAACCTTCGTGACCCTGTTCATTATTATGAACGTTGTATTGGTAATCATGGCATACCAGACTTGGGCAGAACGCAAAGTAATGGCGCTCTCCCAGCAACGTCTTGGTCCAATGCGCACAGGTCCTATCGGTTTGTTACAGCCTATTGCCGATGCCGTCAAACTGCTGAACAAAGAATACATCGTGCCGAGAGATGCCGACAAAACGTTGTTTTTCTTTGCTCCGATAATCGGCTTTATTCCGGCAGTCGCTGCTTTTGCGGTAATACCGTGGGGCGATGCTACCAGCGAGGGGTTGTTGGGTGGTTGGTTACGCCCGATAATTGCCAACCTCAATATGGGCATCCTCTACCTGCTAGCGCTTAGTTCAATCGGCGTGTACGGTATCGTAATGTCCGGTTACACCAGCGGTAACAAATACGCGACACTTGGGAGTATCCGCTCATCGGCGCAGGTGGTTAGCTATGAACTGACATTGGGTCTGGGCTTAATGGGTACGCTAATAATGGCAGGCTCACTAAACCTGAACGATGTGGTGTTAGCACAGAAGAACACGATGTGGTATATCATTCCACAGTTCTTCGGCTTCGTTGTTTACGCCATCAGCGGTATCGCCGAAACCAACCGCAACCCCTTTGACTTACCGGAAGCCGAATCGGAACTTGTAGCCGGTTATCACCTTGAATACGGCGCAATGCATTTCGGGATGGTCTACCTAGGTGAGTATATCAACATGAACGTGATAGCAGCTACGGTAGCAACCCTATACTTAGGTGGTTGGGCAGCGCCTGCTTCATTCCTTGAGTTCATTCCCGGTCCTATCTGGTTATTCCTGAAATTTGGTCTCTTCCTATTCCTGTACTACTGGATTCGGGTTACTTTGCCACGTTTCCGGTACGACCAGTTGATGGGTTTCTGCTGGAAAGTATTGTTCCCAATTGCGCTTGCTAACGTAGCAATTACCGCAATCTTTAAATATTTAGGTATAACCTTCGGTTGGTGGGGATAA
- a CDS encoding NuoI/complex I 23 kDa subunit family protein, which produces MIKEIAQGLGLTLRHFFKKNVTLQYPKEMRNFHPRFRGAVGMVRDQDTGKERCVGCGLCAAACPANCLTVVPGTDDVGLRNAKIYLYDMSRCVFCAMCVEVCPELALVMTHEFELSVYDRSQLILDAEAMLRLSDREKERSGEAIEEPGFPAVTNAPSTFLKHNQLDPRIQRGKFQSHQPALGTLPHGYPMKYEDYLKKIREGKPLAQGTLPPNLQEIQNKYLPEDSRVPMPKFVENQADTAAEVRTNLLTVGDVNKVEKHKYYDEDGQGDKKRVELGKGEWTDKK; this is translated from the coding sequence ATGATAAAGGAAATAGCGCAAGGTCTGGGTTTGACGCTCCGGCACTTCTTTAAGAAGAACGTGACGTTGCAATACCCCAAGGAAATGAGAAATTTCCACCCGCGCTTCAGAGGCGCAGTCGGTATGGTGCGCGATCAAGATACAGGCAAAGAACGTTGCGTTGGTTGTGGTTTGTGTGCCGCCGCTTGTCCGGCAAACTGCCTCACGGTAGTACCCGGCACTGATGATGTGGGTCTCCGCAATGCAAAAATATATCTCTATGATATGAGTCGCTGCGTTTTCTGCGCAATGTGTGTGGAAGTTTGCCCAGAATTGGCGCTGGTTATGACGCATGAATTTGAATTGTCGGTTTACGACCGCAGCCAACTTATCCTTGATGCAGAAGCGATGTTGCGGCTTTCCGATCGCGAAAAAGAACGCAGCGGAGAGGCTATTGAAGAACCCGGTTTCCCGGCTGTTACAAATGCGCCTTCTACCTTCCTCAAGCACAACCAGCTTGATCCGCGTATCCAACGTGGCAAGTTTCAGAGTCACCAACCAGCGCTTGGAACTTTACCGCACGGCTACCCGATGAAATACGAAGACTATCTTAAGAAAATACGTGAAGGTAAACCATTGGCGCAAGGCACCCTGCCTCCCAACCTTCAGGAAATCCAAAATAAGTATCTACCGGAAGACTCCAGAGTACCTATGCCCAAATTCGTGGAGAATCAGGCAGATACCGCCGCCGAAGTACGAACCAACCTGCTGACCGTAGGTGATGTCAATAAAGTGGAAAAACACAAGTATTATGACGAAGACGGTCAGGGCGACAAAAAACGCGTTGAGCTTGGCAAGGGCGAGTGGACTGACAAGAAATAA